The following proteins are co-located in the Silene latifolia isolate original U9 population chromosome 1, ASM4854445v1, whole genome shotgun sequence genome:
- the LOC141587957 gene encoding uncharacterized protein LOC141587957 — protein MVGEDKETGASSDKTGLHPVYSVNNILHKIRMLDGVKITYSSWVKLFILLAKRYKIYGSISKDLLVRILETDSTAHAAWTRLKNHFYNNKGARAAALEHEFTNLSLEKCSSLDDYCQKLKDITSQLNDVGSTVNDQRLVLHLVRGLPSSYDTVGAYINQTLPTFETARSVLQLEEHRRSARAEDAPAATALAAPAASPPNNSGYSDGSNGATNYGQSGRGNHNGKWNGKKTGYKGKGKGGNGWQNQGRGSGNSGGNRPPLAQEWVPTGPPQVLPMLWAVPPCPYPAQAGWVGPWKPQPRSSAPHFAPAPSTFGQQGQAYVASTDGFEPSQLGQAFQAMTLYQPEDTNYYMDTGASLHLTSDSGYTD, from the exons ATGGTTGGAGAAGACAAAGAAACAGGTGCCTCTTCCGACAAGACCGGGTTGCACCCCGTCTATTCCGTCAACAATATTCTTCACAAAATTCGTATGCTTGACGGCGTCAAAATCACATACTCGTCTTGGGTGAAACTTTTCATCCTCCTCGCGAAACGTTATAAG ATATACGGATCCATTTCCAAAGATTTGTTGGTTCGGATTCTTGAGACGGATTCAACAGCCCATGCGGCCTGGACTCGTCTAAAGAACCATTTCTATAACAACAAAGGGGCTCGGGCGGCAGCGTTAGAGCACGAATTCACAAATTTGTCTCTAGAAAAATGCTCGTCTCTTGATGATTATTGCCAAAAATTGAAAGATATCACGTCGCAATTAAACGATGTTGGTAGCACGGTCAACGATCAGAGATTGGTGTTGCACCTAGTTCGTGGCTTACCATCGTCCTATGACACTGTCGGAGCATATATCAATCAGACACTCCCTACGTTTGAAACGGCTCGGAGTGTGCTCCAATTGGAGGAACATCGACGGTCAGCGCGTGCAGAGGACGCTCCTGCTGCCACCGCGTTGGCTGCTCCTGCTGCTTCTCCACCTAACAACTCCGGCTACTCTGACGGGTCCAATGGGGCGACCAATTATGGGCAATCGGGTCGTGGTAATCACAATGGCAAATGGAATGGCAAGAAGACGGGTTATAAAGGCAAAGGTAAGGGCGGTAATGGATGGCAGAATCAAGGACGCGGGAGTGGAAACTCTGGTGGCAATCGTCCACCACTGGCTCAGGAATGGGTCCCTACTGGTCCACCGCAAGTCTTGCCCATGTTATGGGCAGTCCCACCATGCCCATACCCGGCTCAGGCAGGATGGGTTGGTCCCTGGAAACCACAACCCCGCAGCTCTGCCCCTCATTTTGCTCCTGCTCCGTCCACGTTTGGCCAGCAAGGACAGGCGTATGTCGCCAGCACAGACGGTTTTGAGCCGTCCCAATTAGGTCAAGCATTTCAGGCGATGACTCTTTATCAACCCGAGGACACCAACTACTATATGGACACTGGCGCATCTTTGCATTTGACATCTGACTCAG GATATACGGACTAG